A genomic segment from Roseibium algicola encodes:
- a CDS encoding recombinase family protein has protein sequence MTKRAAIYARFSTDLQNERSVEDQFVLCRKHAEQHQLTVVRTFEDRARSGASIFGRDGLLQLMDAARDGSFDVLIVEALDRLSRDMEDLAGLHKRLSFLNIEIRAVHEGVANTVLVGLRGLVGQLYREDNAHKIRRGQAGRVGSGLNAGGLTFGYAPVPGEPGKRKIVEEEAQTIRRIFEEYVAGRTPRDIAHDLNRDRLPAPRGSKWNASTINGNVQRGTGILQNELYAGRLVWNKVRMVKNPDTGRRISRPNPKEEWQSADVPDLAIISTELFEQAQARKKERGKDQPHLQRRPRHMLSGLLRCGVCGSGMSTKGRDKSDRIRIRCSASTESNSCPDPRTFYLDTVESAVLAGLSSEMKQPKVLAEYVKTYHEERKRLSAEADAKRSRLERRAAQLKREIDRLVDHLAKGIGDPNVIGPRSTELHYEREDILAELAEAPPAYEVVSLHPGILSRYEQQLETLQKALAEGIRSGDSECAEAMRDLVETVTVHRDPSAPGAVEIEVKGRLSALLGEGHYPNGVKASGGSMVAEEGLEPPTRGL, from the coding sequence ATGACAAAGAGAGCAGCGATTTATGCAAGGTTTTCAACAGACCTGCAAAATGAGCGATCTGTCGAGGACCAATTTGTTCTTTGCCGAAAGCACGCAGAGCAACACCAACTTACTGTTGTGAGAACCTTTGAAGACAGGGCCAGATCCGGGGCCTCCATATTCGGTAGGGACGGTCTGCTGCAATTGATGGACGCCGCCAGGGATGGTTCGTTCGATGTGCTGATCGTTGAGGCTCTCGATCGTCTGTCACGCGACATGGAGGATCTTGCCGGCCTGCACAAACGCTTGTCGTTTCTGAATATCGAAATTCGGGCCGTACATGAGGGCGTTGCCAACACCGTTCTTGTTGGTCTTCGCGGGTTGGTTGGACAGCTCTATCGTGAGGACAATGCGCACAAGATCCGCAGAGGCCAAGCTGGTCGAGTGGGGAGCGGCTTAAACGCAGGAGGGCTTACCTTCGGATATGCCCCTGTTCCCGGCGAACCTGGCAAACGAAAAATTGTCGAAGAAGAAGCTCAAACCATCCGTCGCATCTTCGAAGAGTATGTTGCTGGTCGAACTCCCCGGGACATTGCACATGACTTGAACCGCGATCGCCTTCCCGCGCCTCGCGGCTCTAAATGGAATGCGTCCACAATCAATGGCAATGTTCAGCGTGGAACGGGCATATTGCAAAACGAGCTGTATGCCGGTCGCCTCGTTTGGAACAAAGTGCGGATGGTGAAGAACCCGGATACCGGCCGGAGGATTTCTCGCCCTAATCCAAAAGAAGAATGGCAATCAGCCGATGTGCCGGATCTTGCAATCATATCGACTGAGCTTTTTGAACAGGCTCAGGCCCGGAAGAAGGAACGCGGAAAAGACCAGCCACACCTTCAGCGCAGACCTCGCCATATGCTTTCAGGACTGTTGAGGTGCGGCGTATGTGGTTCGGGCATGTCGACGAAGGGGAGGGACAAGTCTGACCGCATCAGGATCAGGTGTTCGGCATCGACGGAGAGCAATTCGTGCCCGGATCCGAGAACCTTCTATTTGGACACAGTTGAATCCGCGGTGCTAGCGGGCCTGAGTTCAGAGATGAAACAGCCGAAGGTTCTCGCAGAATATGTGAAAACCTATCATGAGGAACGCAAGCGACTGTCCGCAGAGGCCGATGCGAAGCGCAGCAGACTGGAACGCCGTGCTGCTCAGCTCAAGCGTGAAATTGACCGTCTTGTCGATCATTTGGCGAAAGGTATTGGGGACCCAAATGTGATTGGTCCTCGCTCGACGGAGCTTCACTACGAGCGTGAGGATATTCTGGCAGAGCTCGCGGAGGCTCCTCCTGCATACGAAGTGGTGTCGCTCCATCCTGGCATTCTGTCGCGTTATGAGCAGCAGCTCGAGACGCTTCAGAAAGCGTTGGCGGAGGGAATACGATCAGGGGATAGCGAGTGCGCTGAGGCGATGCGCGACCTTGTCGAAACAGTCACGGTGCATCGTGACCCGTCAGCACCTGGTGCCGTTGAGATTGAAGTCAAAGGTCGCCTATCCGCACTTCTCGGAGAGGGACATTATCCAAACGGCGTGAAAGCGTCGGGGGGATCGATGGTAGCGGAGGAGGGACTCGAACCCCCGACACGCGGATTATGA
- the mnmA gene encoding tRNA 2-thiouridine(34) synthase MnmA codes for MRNSLDLPGRPEDTRVVVAMSGGVDSSVVAALMKAEGYDVIGVTLQLYDHGAAVSKAKSCCAGVDIHDARRAAETIGIPHYVLDYESRFKEQVMDRFADSYIAGETPIPCVSCNQTVKFTDLLKTAKDLGADALATGHYVRSAQQGNKRALFRPADLDRDQSYFLFATTQDQLDFIRFPLGGMPKSKVRELAAEFGLTVANKPDSQDICFVPNGDYAEVIRKLRPNAAEPGQIVHMDGRVLGEHDGIIHYTIGQRRGLGVATGDPLYVVRLDPDERRVVVGPREALATRTILLREMNWIGDQPLDEGDEIELFAKVRSTRPPAPATLRILNGKAFVDLANGETGVAPGQACVFFDTDDETARVLGGGWIHNTERTGDWAIDFPQVKAPVSAA; via the coding sequence ATGCGAAACAGTCTGGATCTGCCCGGCCGCCCGGAAGACACACGCGTTGTCGTCGCCATGTCCGGCGGGGTCGACAGCTCGGTCGTGGCCGCCCTGATGAAGGCCGAAGGCTACGACGTCATCGGCGTCACCCTGCAGCTTTATGATCACGGCGCCGCCGTCAGCAAGGCGAAGTCCTGTTGCGCGGGCGTCGACATTCATGATGCCCGCCGCGCGGCCGAAACCATCGGCATTCCCCATTACGTGCTGGATTATGAAAGCCGGTTCAAGGAACAGGTCATGGACCGTTTCGCCGACAGCTACATCGCCGGCGAAACCCCGATCCCCTGCGTCTCCTGCAACCAGACGGTCAAGTTCACCGATCTCCTGAAGACCGCGAAGGATCTTGGCGCCGATGCACTGGCAACCGGCCACTATGTCCGCTCCGCCCAGCAGGGCAACAAGCGCGCGCTTTTCCGCCCGGCCGATCTTGACCGCGACCAGAGCTATTTCCTGTTCGCCACCACGCAGGACCAGCTCGATTTCATCCGCTTTCCGCTTGGCGGCATGCCCAAGTCGAAGGTGCGTGAGCTTGCAGCCGAATTCGGCCTGACCGTCGCCAACAAGCCGGACAGCCAGGACATCTGCTTCGTGCCCAACGGCGATTATGCCGAGGTCATCCGCAAGCTGCGCCCCAATGCGGCCGAACCTGGCCAGATCGTCCATATGGACGGCCGCGTGCTGGGTGAGCACGACGGCATTATTCACTACACCATCGGCCAGCGCCGCGGCCTTGGCGTTGCCACGGGCGACCCGCTCTATGTGGTGCGCCTCGACCCGGACGAGCGCCGTGTCGTCGTCGGCCCGCGCGAGGCACTGGCGACCCGCACCATCCTGCTGCGCGAAATGAACTGGATCGGCGATCAGCCGCTGGACGAAGGCGACGAGATCGAGCTCTTCGCCAAGGTCCGCTCCACCCGGCCGCCGGCACCGGCCACCTTGCGCATCCTGAACGGCAAGGCGTTCGTGGATCTTGCCAACGGCGAAACCGGCGTCGCCCCGGGCCAGGCCTGCGTCTTCTTTGATACGGATGACGAAACAGCCCGTGTTCTGGGCGGTGGCTGGATCCACAATACCGAACGCACGGGCGACTGGGCGATCGATTTTCCACAGGTCAAAGCCCCGGTTTCCGCGGCCTGA
- a CDS encoding flagellar hook-length control protein FliK — MPAGAGRDLGASVLPFGLTTDVSAGALAAGAGSALAGGQASAGAAASSVGGKANGFADELNSISGQGAAKGVGQDKGQVSAVVSAKAGRAADPVKSGAVAAQIQTAVVTGELAPTIAVDPTVPVTDPLLSGDIVAGTPPLNAGQPGDTDQGLLPSEGDEAAQTADVALVAEFAPVAPVAPVVPAPAGEGAAITPASADAGVPGAALSGSAGLAGNVPVVPAAGAANGAVPVPAADAGAGAGSGGSAPATAPSFAGALNGVEAGAAQPERAGLTAPATAAEAQAAVARPAPVTTERRWQSELPKEFRASVTPAAQPAGQQPAVTLPVQASVQAGAVVGGQAPGQGPGEAPGLQVAAATPAGTVAASVSAVAKAAAASEGTQVPAVPAAPVVDGETSAQPVTANTQTGDASAQAGTAMSAATTQVAAAVNAGAVPVQQPVQATPQPVLSEQLLAGEPVAEEGTGLVKPVTGEASAPQGPGNAQNAAAGLAAKGAEQSGPEPRGAALAGPVAAAALSNIAADEADMPAELQHTSISGEFGAATVRGGDLAGAMRTESLQMPSQSQSGQVATQVAAEIARNLKDGQTRFQMRFDPPELGRVEVEMKVSHDGKVQAHLRVDRPETLDMFLRDQRGLERALEAAGLNPDSDNLQFSLRQDGGQQFGSEQGGDGHQPASSGGGGTVSAEADPMLEDIVRMTIAEKRGGLDMKV; from the coding sequence ATGCCCGCCGGTGCGGGCCGGGATCTGGGGGCAAGCGTGCTGCCATTTGGACTGACAACGGATGTTTCTGCCGGGGCGCTGGCAGCGGGTGCGGGCAGCGCACTTGCTGGCGGGCAGGCTTCTGCAGGTGCGGCTGCTTCCTCTGTTGGGGGCAAGGCAAACGGATTTGCCGACGAGCTGAACTCGATCTCGGGGCAGGGCGCCGCGAAGGGCGTAGGGCAAGACAAGGGTCAGGTCAGTGCCGTGGTTTCCGCCAAGGCCGGCCGGGCGGCCGATCCGGTGAAGTCGGGGGCGGTTGCCGCGCAGATCCAGACCGCTGTGGTGACAGGCGAACTTGCGCCCACCATTGCGGTGGATCCGACGGTCCCGGTTACCGATCCTCTTCTTTCCGGCGATATCGTGGCCGGCACTCCGCCGCTCAACGCGGGGCAACCCGGTGATACGGATCAGGGTCTGCTTCCCTCTGAAGGAGATGAGGCAGCGCAAACCGCCGACGTTGCCCTGGTTGCGGAATTTGCGCCGGTCGCTCCTGTTGCACCTGTTGTTCCGGCTCCTGCTGGCGAAGGCGCGGCTATCACGCCCGCCTCTGCCGATGCCGGCGTGCCCGGTGCCGCACTTTCGGGAAGCGCAGGTCTTGCAGGCAACGTTCCAGTGGTGCCTGCCGCTGGTGCCGCAAACGGGGCTGTGCCTGTTCCCGCGGCAGATGCTGGAGCTGGTGCAGGTTCCGGAGGTTCTGCACCGGCTACGGCGCCGAGCTTTGCCGGCGCGTTGAACGGGGTTGAGGCAGGCGCTGCGCAGCCTGAAAGAGCCGGGTTGACAGCACCGGCTACAGCGGCGGAGGCGCAGGCAGCAGTTGCACGGCCAGCGCCTGTCACGACAGAGCGTCGCTGGCAGAGCGAACTGCCGAAAGAATTCCGGGCGTCGGTAACGCCTGCCGCTCAGCCAGCCGGCCAGCAGCCGGCCGTGACGTTGCCTGTCCAGGCAAGTGTGCAGGCCGGCGCGGTGGTTGGCGGTCAGGCGCCGGGGCAGGGGCCTGGCGAAGCGCCTGGTCTCCAGGTTGCGGCAGCAACGCCTGCCGGAACTGTTGCTGCGTCTGTCTCGGCTGTCGCCAAGGCTGCTGCGGCATCTGAAGGCACGCAGGTTCCTGCAGTGCCTGCCGCACCCGTGGTGGATGGCGAGACGTCAGCCCAGCCGGTAACGGCGAACACGCAAACGGGTGATGCGAGCGCACAGGCAGGAACTGCGATGAGTGCGGCCACCACGCAGGTTGCCGCTGCCGTGAATGCGGGTGCCGTTCCTGTTCAGCAGCCGGTTCAGGCAACGCCCCAGCCGGTGTTGTCCGAACAGTTGCTGGCTGGTGAGCCTGTCGCCGAGGAAGGTACGGGTCTCGTCAAACCGGTCACGGGTGAAGCTTCCGCTCCGCAGGGGCCGGGCAATGCGCAAAATGCTGCTGCCGGACTTGCTGCCAAGGGCGCGGAGCAATCGGGACCTGAGCCGCGCGGTGCGGCCCTGGCTGGTCCTGTCGCTGCTGCGGCGCTGTCGAATATTGCGGCTGACGAAGCGGATATGCCTGCTGAATTGCAGCACACCAGCATTTCCGGCGAGTTCGGTGCGGCAACGGTACGCGGCGGCGATCTGGCAGGGGCAATGCGGACCGAGAGCCTGCAGATGCCGAGCCAGAGCCAGTCCGGCCAGGTGGCTACCCAGGTGGCCGCAGAGATTGCGCGCAATCTGAAGGATGGTCAGACCCGTTTCCAGATGCGTTTCGACCCGCCGGAGCTCGGCCGAGTCGAGGTTGAGATGAAGGTTTCTCATGATGGCAAGGTCCAGGCCCATCTGCGTGTCGACCGGCCGGAGACGCTGGACATGTTCCTTCGTGATCAGCGCGGCCTGGAGCGCGCGCTGGAAGCGGCAGGGCTCAACCCGGATTCAGACAACCTGCAATTCTCCCTGAGACAGGACGGCGGCCAGCAGTTCGGCTCCGAACAGGGAGGGGATGGACATCAGCCGGCCTCGAGTGGTGGCGGAGGCACGGTTTCCGCGGAAGCCGATCCGATGCTTGAAGACATTGTCAGAATGACCATCGCGGAAAAGCGCGGCGGCCTGGACATGAAAGTGTAA
- a CDS encoding flagellar hook assembly protein FlgD has product MTTVSPTSSASSQTGSATSQAGLIADYELFLSILTTQIQNQDPLDPLDSAEYTNQLVQYSSVEQAIKQNQNLEEIIASLTSNQSMSYVSYIGNEVTADASTTTLSGSQASWSYNVAEDATGTFEIRNTSGSIVYSGDIELAAGDGTFYWNGQTDSGQQAVNGLYTISFNVKDASSRPETVKTTVSGIVDSVDWSSGEAVLKVGSQEFPVSSVVSVARPS; this is encoded by the coding sequence ATGACAACCGTTTCTCCAACTTCCTCTGCATCGTCGCAGACCGGCTCGGCAACCAGCCAGGCCGGCCTCATCGCCGATTACGAACTGTTCCTGAGCATCCTGACGACGCAGATCCAGAACCAGGATCCGCTGGATCCGCTGGACTCGGCCGAATACACCAATCAGCTGGTTCAGTATTCGAGCGTCGAGCAGGCCATCAAGCAGAACCAGAACCTTGAAGAGATCATTGCCTCGCTGACGAGCAACCAGAGCATGAGTTACGTCAGCTATATCGGCAATGAAGTGACTGCTGATGCTTCCACGACGACCCTGTCAGGCAGTCAGGCCAGCTGGAGCTATAATGTGGCGGAAGATGCGACTGGCACCTTCGAGATCCGCAATACCAGCGGGTCCATCGTCTATAGCGGCGACATCGAGCTGGCAGCAGGCGACGGCACCTTCTACTGGAACGGGCAGACTGATTCCGGCCAGCAGGCCGTGAACGGGCTCTACACCATCTCCTTTAATGTGAAGGACGCCTCCAGCCGGCCGGAAACCGTCAAGACGACCGTATCGGGCATCGTCGACAGCGTGGACTGGTCGAGCGGCGAAGCGGTGCTGAAGGTTGGCAGCCAGGAGTTTCCGGTCAGTTCCGTGGTGTCGGTCGCCCGGCCGTCCTGA
- the sciP gene encoding CtrA inhibitor SciP, translating into MTEHIRSRVKYVIGPDGSPLTIADLPPTSTKRWVIRRKAEVVAAVRGGLLSLEEACQRYTLTVEEFLSWQSSIEKHGLAGLRATRVQQYRN; encoded by the coding sequence ATGACCGAACACATTCGTTCGCGTGTAAAATATGTCATCGGACCGGACGGGAGCCCGCTTACCATTGCGGACCTGCCTCCGACTTCGACAAAGCGGTGGGTCATCCGCCGCAAGGCAGAGGTGGTTGCCGCAGTTCGCGGTGGCTTGTTGTCCCTTGAAGAAGCGTGCCAGAGATACACTCTGACAGTTGAGGAGTTCCTCTCCTGGCAAAGCTCGATTGAAAAGCACGGTCTTGCCGGGCTTCGAGCGACCCGGGTCCAGCAATATCGAAATTGA
- the fliF gene encoding flagellar basal-body MS-ring/collar protein FliF, with amino-acid sequence MNGLVEFIRTLGAARIAAMGAVAAILVGVFAFIIFRVTAPQMTTLYNELTLEDSASIVSQLESQGVQFEIARQGASILVPNEQVARLRMQLAAEGLPTGGSIGYEIFDRSDTLGATSFVQNINHLRAMEGELSRTIGSLDRIRAARVHLVIPERQLFQRDRRPPSASIVLNVRGALGPGEIRAVQHLVATAVDGLEPDRVSIVDESGRLLASGAGNDEDGLMTNSLQERTVEVEGRLRNQIEEILNSVVGPGRARVRVNAEVDYNRLTETTETFDPDGQVVRSTQSKEEASSAVSRNGQVTVANQLPNADAGQGQAERDTSSITEEIVNYEISHSTRTEVVEAGKIKRLSVAVLVDGTYQPDGNGGSTYTPRAQETLDRIAVLVRSAVGFDAERGDVVEVVNLQFALPPQDDLLAESDSLFDFTRNDIIRFAELGVLFLIAVMLLLFVVRPLLRRIVTPEEKQPQELMIGPDGTLVVETEVPQEESAEDEFVIEWLEQAKQEGAMQASSIAKVGDMIKDHPTEAVTIVRGWLDEQAA; translated from the coding sequence GTGAACGGACTTGTAGAATTCATCAGAACCTTGGGGGCGGCACGCATTGCTGCAATGGGGGCAGTTGCCGCCATCCTCGTCGGCGTCTTCGCCTTCATCATCTTTCGGGTGACGGCACCCCAGATGACGACACTCTACAACGAGTTGACCCTTGAGGATTCCGCATCGATCGTTTCCCAGCTGGAAAGCCAGGGTGTGCAATTCGAGATCGCTCGTCAGGGCGCCTCGATTCTCGTTCCGAACGAGCAGGTCGCCCGCCTGCGCATGCAGCTTGCCGCTGAAGGCCTGCCGACCGGCGGCTCTATCGGCTACGAGATCTTCGACCGTTCAGACACTCTTGGCGCTACCAGCTTCGTTCAGAACATCAATCACCTGCGCGCCATGGAAGGCGAGCTGTCACGCACGATCGGCTCCCTCGACCGCATCCGCGCCGCCCGCGTTCACCTGGTTATCCCGGAGCGTCAGCTGTTCCAGAGAGATCGTCGTCCGCCGTCAGCGTCCATCGTTCTGAACGTTCGTGGTGCCCTCGGCCCGGGCGAAATCCGCGCTGTCCAGCATCTGGTTGCCACCGCGGTTGACGGACTTGAGCCGGACCGTGTCTCGATTGTCGACGAAAGCGGCCGTCTGCTGGCTTCCGGCGCGGGCAACGACGAAGACGGCCTGATGACGAATTCGCTGCAGGAGCGGACTGTCGAGGTCGAAGGCCGGCTGCGCAACCAGATCGAGGAAATTCTGAACTCCGTCGTCGGCCCTGGGCGGGCACGGGTTCGCGTCAACGCGGAAGTCGACTATAATCGCCTGACGGAGACCACCGAGACCTTCGATCCGGACGGGCAGGTGGTGCGTTCGACCCAGTCCAAGGAAGAAGCTTCTTCCGCCGTGTCCCGGAACGGGCAGGTGACTGTTGCCAACCAGCTTCCGAACGCCGATGCTGGTCAGGGGCAGGCAGAGCGCGACACGTCGTCCATTACCGAGGAAATCGTCAACTACGAGATTTCCCACTCGACCCGGACCGAAGTTGTCGAAGCTGGCAAGATCAAGCGTCTGTCCGTTGCGGTGCTGGTTGACGGCACCTACCAGCCGGACGGCAATGGCGGCAGTACCTATACACCGCGCGCCCAGGAAACCCTGGACCGGATCGCTGTTCTGGTGCGCTCCGCAGTCGGTTTCGATGCCGAGCGGGGCGACGTTGTGGAAGTCGTGAACCTGCAGTTCGCCCTGCCGCCGCAGGACGACCTGCTGGCTGAAAGTGACAGCCTGTTCGATTTCACCCGCAACGACATCATTCGTTTTGCCGAGCTGGGTGTGCTGTTCCTGATTGCCGTGATGCTGCTGCTCTTCGTGGTACGCCCGCTGCTGCGCCGCATCGTGACACCGGAAGAAAAGCAACCTCAGGAGCTGATGATCGGTCCGGATGGGACGCTGGTAGTGGAGACGGAAGTGCCACAGGAAGAATCGGCTGAAGACGAATTCGTGATCGAATGGCTGGAACAGGCCAAGCAGGAAGGGGCCATGCAGGCAAGCTCGATTGCCAAGGTAGGCGACATGATCAAGGACCATCCGACCGAAGCGGTGACCATCGTTCGTGGTTGGCTGGATGAACAGGCGGCCTGA
- the fliG gene encoding flagellar motor switch protein FliG, with protein sequence MSDQLQKQLQVSADEEERELKGAERAAVLLLALGESHGAPIWAKLDEIEVRQVSAAMANLGPVTPNMLENLFKDFVRRVSSKGSLTGNVDATERLLASFLPGEKVSIIMEEIRGPAGRNMWEKLSNVQENVLANYLKNEYPQTVAVVLSKINSDHAARVLGILPEELALEVVSRMLRMDAVQKEVLEKVEQTLRVEFMSNLTNTSRRDSHEMMAEIFNNFDRQTEARFLAALEEDNREAADRIKTLMFTFDDLLKLDAASAQTLLRHVEKDALAIALKGSTDTAREFFFGNMSSRAAKLLQDDMDALGPVRLRDVDEAQTGMVNKAKDLAAKGEIMISKSKGEDEIIY encoded by the coding sequence GTGAGCGATCAACTCCAGAAACAGCTGCAGGTCAGCGCGGACGAAGAAGAGCGCGAGCTGAAGGGAGCGGAACGGGCAGCCGTTCTGCTTCTCGCGCTTGGCGAGTCCCATGGCGCGCCGATCTGGGCAAAGCTTGACGAGATCGAGGTGCGCCAGGTTTCGGCCGCGATGGCCAACCTCGGCCCAGTCACGCCGAACATGCTGGAGAACCTGTTCAAGGATTTCGTGCGCCGCGTCAGTTCCAAGGGATCGCTGACAGGGAACGTCGATGCGACCGAGCGGCTGCTGGCCAGCTTCCTGCCGGGTGAGAAGGTCTCCATCATCATGGAGGAAATCCGCGGTCCCGCCGGGCGTAACATGTGGGAGAAGCTCTCCAACGTGCAGGAGAACGTTCTCGCCAACTATCTGAAGAACGAATATCCGCAGACGGTCGCGGTGGTGCTGTCGAAGATCAATTCCGACCACGCGGCACGGGTGCTGGGCATTCTGCCGGAGGAACTGGCGCTGGAAGTGGTCAGCCGCATGCTGCGCATGGATGCCGTCCAGAAGGAAGTTCTGGAGAAGGTGGAGCAGACGCTGCGCGTGGAATTCATGTCGAACCTCACCAACACCTCGCGGCGCGACAGCCACGAGATGATGGCGGAGATCTTCAACAATTTCGATCGGCAGACCGAAGCCCGCTTCCTGGCAGCCCTGGAAGAGGACAACCGCGAAGCTGCCGACCGCATCAAGACCCTGATGTTCACCTTCGACGATCTGTTGAAGCTGGACGCAGCCAGTGCACAGACACTGCTCAGGCACGTCGAAAAGGACGCCCTGGCCATTGCGCTCAAGGGGTCCACGGATACGGCAAGGGAATTCTTCTTCGGCAACATGTCCTCGCGCGCCGCAAAACTTCTGCAGGACGACATGGATGCGCTTGGACCCGTGCGGTTGCGCGACGTGGACGAAGCGCAGACCGGCATGGTGAACAAGGCCAAGGACCTGGCAGCCAAGGGCGAGATCATGATCTCCAAGTCCAAGGGCGAGGATGAAATTATCTACTAA
- a CDS encoding FliH/SctL family protein, producing the protein MTNPSKFLFNVDFSEPEEPEEVAPVEPEIPMIPVAQHEELLKKARAQAFEEGRVKALQDLQTKQETLLTAEVNHLAGAVSRVLETLDGQVAEREKDAISLAFLVARRLCAHLIARQPLAETVALVSECLGPLRKAPHLVIRIAEKDVEVLKAQVDPIIHEKGFEGRLVILGEPEIGRGDCHIEWADGGIRRDRKAIEAEIDASIRSYLRGRSAERRGKTSDTSAEKETDA; encoded by the coding sequence ATGACCAACCCATCGAAATTTCTGTTCAACGTCGACTTTTCCGAGCCTGAAGAGCCGGAAGAGGTCGCTCCCGTCGAGCCGGAGATACCGATGATTCCGGTCGCCCAGCATGAGGAATTGCTGAAGAAGGCAAGGGCCCAGGCTTTCGAGGAAGGCCGGGTGAAGGCGCTTCAGGACCTGCAGACCAAGCAGGAGACGTTGCTTACGGCGGAAGTCAATCATCTGGCCGGGGCGGTTTCGCGCGTGCTGGAGACCCTGGACGGGCAGGTGGCGGAACGCGAGAAAGATGCCATCAGTCTCGCTTTTCTTGTGGCCAGGCGTTTGTGTGCCCATCTGATCGCACGCCAGCCGCTGGCCGAGACGGTGGCTTTGGTGTCAGAATGCCTTGGACCGCTGCGCAAGGCGCCGCATCTCGTCATCCGTATCGCCGAGAAGGATGTCGAGGTGCTGAAGGCCCAGGTGGATCCGATCATTCACGAAAAGGGCTTCGAAGGGCGGCTGGTCATCCTCGGCGAGCCGGAAATCGGCCGCGGCGACTGCCATATCGAGTGGGCCGACGGCGGTATCAGACGCGACCGCAAGGCGATCGAAGCCGAAATCGATGCCAGCATTCGTTCCTACCTGCGAGGGCGCAGCGCGGAAAGACGAGGCAAAACCTCCGACACGTCGGCGGAAAAGGAAACTGACGCATGA
- the fliN gene encoding flagellar motor switch protein FliN has translation MSDEQDHNIPLDELEAPQRRLDDGEMHVPQSAADLEAVFDVPVRISAVLGHSRMHVSDLLKLASGTVLELDRKVGEAIDIYVNDRLVARGEVVLVEDKLGVTMTEIIKTDR, from the coding sequence ATGAGCGACGAGCAAGATCACAATATCCCGCTCGACGAGCTCGAGGCGCCGCAGCGCCGGCTCGACGATGGCGAAATGCATGTACCGCAGTCCGCGGCTGACCTTGAGGCCGTGTTCGATGTTCCCGTGCGCATTTCCGCCGTTCTGGGGCACTCCAGAATGCATGTCTCGGACCTGTTGAAACTGGCATCCGGAACGGTTCTGGAACTCGACCGGAAGGTGGGGGAAGCCATCGATATCTACGTGAACGACCGGCTGGTCGCCCGCGGTGAAGTCGTCCTGGTGGAAGACAAGCTCGGCGTGACCATGACTGAAATCATCAAGACGGATCGATAG